TAAATCCAGAGGGGGAAGGGTAATCACGGTGTATAGCATAACCGAAGCTATAGATATCGCTGAAAGGAACGATGATTTTAGAATCGTTTTCTTAGGTGTAGGTTTTGAAACGACAGCACCTGCAAGCGCTTGGGCTATTAAGGAAGCTAAAATAAAAAACATCAGAAACTTTTCACTTTTGTCCTTCCACAAGCTCATCCCTCCTGCGTTGGAAGTCCTTGCATCTGAGGGAAGCTTGGACGGTTTTTTATGTCCCGGTCATGTAAGCACCATAATAGGGGTAAAACCGTACAGAGAGATAGCGCAGAAATATGGAATCCCATGTGTCATATCCGGTTTCGAAGCAGAAGATATCATTATAGCCATGATGAAACTTATAGAGATGGCTGAAAAAGATACAAGCGATGCTTATAATGCATACCCAAGAGCGGTAAGAGAAGGTGGAAACAGAAAAGCGCAAGAGCTGTTGGCAGAGGTATTCGAAGAGGAAGACAGCGAGTGGCGTGGACTTGGAACTATCCCAAAAAGCGGGCTTAAGATAAAAGACGAGTTCTCAGACTTTGACGCTCAGCTGATCTTCTCGCTCCAGAAAGAGAAAGTACCCGATCCTCCGGGATGCAGATGTGGAGAGGTTCTTAAAGGATATATATACCCCAATGAGTGCCCCCTGTTTGGAAACACATGCACTCCTGACCATCCCATAGGCCCCTGCATGATATCAAGCGAAGGAAGCTGTGCAGCCTATTATAGATACGGAGGCAGGATAGAAGATGATTAAACTATCACACGGAAGCGGAGGAGAAAAAACGAGAGAAATAATAGAAAAACTCCTTCTCCCCGCTTTTAAAAACCCCGTCTTAGAAAGATTAGAAGATAGCGGAAGAATAGGAAACATCGCTTTAACGATTGACGGCTATACCGTAAAACCGATTTTCTTTAAGGGCGGAGATATCGGAAAGCTATCTATAACAGGTACCGTGAACGATCTCGCTGTCTCAGGAGCCAGACCAAAAGCTATAGCCCTCTCAATAATCGTTGAAGATGGCTTCGCTGAAGAAAAACTCGAGAGAATAGTCTCCTCTATCTCAAAGGCGTCTAAGGAAACAAACACCCCTATAATAACGGGAGACTTCAAGGTGGTAAGCAAGGGAGAAGTAGACGAAATATTCATCATAACGAGTGGCATAGGTGATATTTTTTATCCCGATCTGGGGGCGGAAAAGGTCTCACCGGGGGATCTCGTAATAGTAAGTGGGCCTCTCGGAGACCACTCCCTCGCTGTTATGGGAGAACGATACGAAATAGAGTTGCCCGAGGATTTCAAAAGCGATTGTGCTCCTCTAATAGAGCTCGTTGAAGCGATAACAAGAATCGGTGGTGTAAAATGGATGAGAGATCCAACACGAGGAGGCTTAGCATCCACACTAAACGAGCTTGCCCAAAGTACAAAGTGGGAAATTATGGTATATGAGGAAAAGGTGCCTTTTAGAAAAGAAGTACTCGATTTCTGCGATATTTTTGGCTTTGATCCATATCACTTAGCTTCAGAAGGAAGATTAGTAGCCGTCGTGGAAAAGGAAAAAGCGATAGAAATAATCGAGGAGA
This portion of the Synergistota bacterium genome encodes:
- the hypE gene encoding hydrogenase expression/formation protein HypE gives rise to the protein MIKLSHGSGGEKTREIIEKLLLPAFKNPVLERLEDSGRIGNIALTIDGYTVKPIFFKGGDIGKLSITGTVNDLAVSGARPKAIALSIIVEDGFAEEKLERIVSSISKASKETNTPIITGDFKVVSKGEVDEIFIITSGIGDIFYPDLGAEKVSPGDLVIVSGPLGDHSLAVMGERYEIELPEDFKSDCAPLIELVEAITRIGGVKWMRDPTRGGLASTLNELAQSTKWEIMVYEEKVPFRKEVLDFCDIFGFDPYHLASEGRLVAVVEKEKAIEIIEEMRKNPLGKKAEIIGEIRIRREGRVIVKTSFGGLRLLDPPRGELLPRIC
- the hypD gene encoding hydrogenase formation protein HypD, yielding MEVCGTHTVNICRFGLRSLFPKGVELRSGPGCPVCVTPAYAIKMSVDLALRDDVIIATYGDMLKVPGPTGTLEDVKSRGGRVITVYSITEAIDIAERNDDFRIVFLGVGFETTAPASAWAIKEAKIKNIRNFSLLSFHKLIPPALEVLASEGSLDGFLCPGHVSTIIGVKPYREIAQKYGIPCVISGFEAEDIIIAMMKLIEMAEKDTSDAYNAYPRAVREGGNRKAQELLAEVFEEEDSEWRGLGTIPKSGLKIKDEFSDFDAQLIFSLQKEKVPDPPGCRCGEVLKGYIYPNECPLFGNTCTPDHPIGPCMISSEGSCAAYYRYGGRIEDD